From Candidatus Angelobacter sp., a single genomic window includes:
- the hemG gene encoding protoporphyrinogen oxidase: RLDGDIRLKSPVIGVREVADGWEVTSSNDGASHLAKHSAVVFAGPACKLPEIRFTTEHHVRCAALAQIDHPPVSSLVLGFRREDVAHPLDGFGMLVPEVEGFKILGTLFSSTLFPGRAPAGHVTLTSYIGGTRAPALAALGTDELVELTLRDLRAILGVNGSPTFVHRAFFRHSIPQYEVGYGRFKTLMNEIETRAPGFFLAGHYRDGVSLGDSIVSGHNVAGQIESFLASKPVGTRSQRHDHPIHVAA, translated from the coding sequence CGCCTTGATGGCGACATCAGATTGAAATCGCCCGTCATTGGCGTCCGTGAAGTTGCCGACGGATGGGAAGTGACCTCATCGAATGACGGCGCTTCACACCTCGCGAAACATTCGGCGGTCGTTTTTGCCGGACCCGCCTGCAAGCTTCCGGAGATCCGGTTCACGACGGAGCATCATGTCCGTTGCGCCGCGCTCGCGCAGATTGACCATCCGCCCGTGTCCAGCCTCGTGCTCGGCTTTCGGCGCGAGGACGTGGCACATCCGCTCGATGGGTTCGGAATGCTTGTTCCGGAAGTGGAAGGATTCAAGATTCTGGGGACACTCTTTTCATCGACGCTCTTTCCCGGCCGCGCGCCCGCCGGACATGTAACACTAACGAGCTACATCGGCGGCACGCGCGCTCCAGCCCTGGCGGCGCTTGGCACGGACGAACTGGTTGAACTGACCCTCCGGGATCTACGCGCCATTTTGGGTGTCAACGGCAGCCCGACATTTGTCCACCGGGCCTTCTTCCGCCACTCCATCCCCCAATACGAGGTTGGGTACGGCCGTTTCAAAACGTTGATGAACGAAATCGAAACCCGTGCGCCCGGTTTTTTCCTCGCCGGTCATTATCGCGACGGCGTTTCGCTGGGTGACTCCATCGTTTCCGGTCACAACGTCGCGGGCCAAATCGAAAGTTTTCTTGCTTCGAAACCGGTCGGAACGCGCTCCCAACGCCACGATCACCCGATCCACGTCGCCGCATGA